The window CGAGTGGTGCACAATTCTTAAATCAATATATTACAAACCAAGCGCTTTACTCAAAAGCCAAAAGGCAACGCCCGCCGCTCCCCAAAGAGGGATAGAAAGTATACTTGTATACCCTCCAACAGATAACCGGTTGTATGTCCAAAGTCTCTTATTTAAAGTCTTATGATATAGAAGCCCCACAATATACTCTAAAATAAAACCCACAATCGAACTTATAATAAATAAATATAGTATTTTAATATTTATAAAATATACATACATAAACACTACCAGTAATGGGGTGTAATTATCGCTAAATATTCATTCCATTTAAATTGTTTAGTTTTTCTTCCGTAAAAATAAGCAAACAAAAAGCCACAAACGATAATGACTATTGAAAGATTACCTAAATTTACAAATTCACTTCCCATACGTCCCCCTATTATATATTATTTCCGAGAAAAAAGAAAAAACTACCGTCCAAGGTGAGACCTTGGACGGTTAAACCATTTAAAATTGTGCACCACCGAGTGGTGCACAATTTTCATGCTAACTTGATTGATTTAGCTTATCAATTTTCTTCATATTCTTCGGCGTCACCACAAAAGCGTCGCTCGATTTGCTCGATCCCTAGAAACCCTCGGTTTCTAGCGTCTTACTGTTTTCCTACACGGGGAAACTAGTCCGCCGACTGGCGGATTCCCGCTTGTCCCGTTTTGGCGGTGAAACCCCCTTCCCGCTTCTGGGTGCCGCCTTTCGGCGTGACCCAGAAGCCCATGTACCTGCCAAACATTAGGCGGGTCTGCGCATCAAGCGCAGGAATAGAACCGAATATATTTATAGTAAGAGGGACGAGTATCCACTGAATTGCCATAAAGAAGTAAATAAACTTGGAGCGATGTTTAGGTCTAGGCGGCAAGAAACTCATAGAAACAATAACTGACAGGATTAAGCCGACCATTGCAAGCGCCATCAGGTCTCTTGTGATTATAGGCAGATTATAAGATAGAAGCGTTTTGTTAAATGCCTGGCCGCCTAAAGCAAGAGGAGTCCAGCCAAGTAAAAATATTATAAGCGGATTAGTGGCTAAAGACCAAAAACCTTCTAATTGCACAAAAGAAATATAAATCTTTTTTTTAAGGGGAATTTTTTTATTTTTAAAAAATACAAAAAGTATATACGGAATATTCTCTACGCCCCATGCCCATCGCCTCTGTTGCTTATAGGTATTCTTAGCTGTCTCAAGAAATGATATGGCGAGATTGGCGTCCATTGATACGGGATAAGACAAAGGCACCACTTTGTAGTCTCCATTATAATGGGAAAAAGCATTCCAAAAAATACGCGAATCCTCAGATACCATATTTTTCTGCCAATAGCCTATATCATAAAGCGCTTTAAAATTTAAAGAGTGAGACGAAAACGTGGCGAGCCTCTCCGGTCTCTCCTGCTGTATCATCTGCCAAAAAGTACCGCTTGTGGCAACGACCCTGGAGAAAGCTGGGGCTTCCCAAATATTATTGTTATACACAGGCACAGGTTGAAACGAAGAACGATAAGGATTCTCAGCTGTAAGAAAATTCCAAGTCAAACAGAGAAAATATTGAGGATAAACACGCGTATCTATATCAAAAGCAGAAATCAATACATCTTCATATTTTATATCATTCTTATCAAGCACTCTAACTCTCGCCTCTTCGGCGGCAAAACTGATATTTGAACCCTTGCCCGCCATCTCGCCGGGGAGATTATCCGGGTGGCTGGTAATTATAAACTCTCCAAAAAATGAGCTATATTTTTTGAAGATTTCTTCTGCTGTATTTTTAGCGCTATCTCCGGCGCGCGCCTCGCGCGCCAATACGATAATCATCTTCTCTTTGTCCCACTTACTCTCAATCAACGATTCCACTGTTCTTGAAATAATATCAAAATCTTCTTTATAAAAAGGAAGAATAACTAATTGCCAAATTTTATCATACTTTATATTCTCCATTCTCTTTTCCCAGTCAAGCGCCATATTGTGCTTCATCCTCTTCCAACTAGACCT is drawn from Patescibacteria group bacterium and contains these coding sequences:
- a CDS encoding glycosyltransferase family 2 protein; translated protein: MSLRHYTYSHTGRASDLAGRDRLFYRALEILPGTLSWGSILTLIFLSWVVPIWAAFFIITFDIYWLVKTAYLSFHLRSSWKRMKHNMALDWEKRMENIKYDKIWQLVILPFYKEDFDIISRTVESLIESKWDKEKMIIVLAREARAGDSAKNTAEEIFKKYSSFFGEFIITSHPDNLPGEMAGKGSNISFAAEEARVRVLDKNDIKYEDVLISAFDIDTRVYPQYFLCLTWNFLTAENPYRSSFQPVPVYNNNIWEAPAFSRVVATSGTFWQMIQQERPERLATFSSHSLNFKALYDIGYWQKNMVSEDSRIFWNAFSHYNGDYKVVPLSYPVSMDANLAISFLETAKNTYKQQRRWAWGVENIPYILFVFFKNKKIPLKKKIYISFVQLEGFWSLATNPLIIFLLGWTPLALGGQAFNKTLLSYNLPIITRDLMALAMVGLILSVIVSMSFLPPRPKHRSKFIYFFMAIQWILVPLTINIFGSIPALDAQTRLMFGRYMGFWVTPKGGTQKREGGFTAKTGQAGIRQSAD